ATGTTAATGGGCACGATTGAACGGCCTCGTTTTGCCCGACTCAGCGACGCAATGAGGCCATTAGATCTCGTGAGAGGACGCGTGGGAGATTTGCGATACTCTGACTGCCTCACGAGGGATAGCGAAATCGCACAAGATGTCGTGATCTGGGTCTCGCTCTCATTGAGCGAGATCCAGATGATCACATTTAAATGAGCCCGCGCCTGGGAGTCCTCGCCATGGCACCATTTGGCACTGGTCCACATGCACGTggaccaggccatcggaggccccaggTGGCTGGGCTCTGGGCTGGGTGGTACCCCAGGACTTCCTCTGTCACCTGGCACCttggcccatgcagcgaccaggggtgttgtggagaggtgctttggtctcctgaagatgaggttccggtgcctggaccactctggaggggccctgcagtaccaccccAACAGGGTCgggcgcatagttgtggtctgctgcgtcttgcacaacagaggggcgaggtcctggaggaggatacacagggggagcccgatgagggcgatgcctctgcacatgaggaggagggggagggggggcacacactCGACCTGGGGgtgggatatggccgggaggctgcacgacgacaCCGGCTAGGAGAGCGAGCACGTGAGGCTTCGATCGCCGCACGTTTCATTAACTAGGGGGAGGACATCGCTGAGCTAGGCACTTGCACCACGGATCGCGCACAACAGCACCACCCAGCACTCCCCCATTTCCCGCACCATCGCACAGCCCTAccgcccacaccaccactttcacaccaCATTAAACCTGCGGCACATCGTGAATGTTTTAACACGTTACTTGTGTcagcggtgtcataatatacaccagtatatcatggtgcagatacacacactgatggacacacagcgggaccaatcaacacacacaacaccgcagccaatcaccagttagagtacacgcactataaagacagggggcatcagagttcctgctcattctagttgtAGCCTCTTAGtacgacagagctcacagcctgcagcacagatcttcaccatgtgctaagtgcatagactggttaggagaaggcataggtctttagttcaatctaatatagtgttaacccacaatgagagtatgttcaacagtttctgatttaataaaatagtgttgcattatttaagtgttggtgacctgtatgtgttccatggatccagagcacccaacacatcatgataccaggagttgaggggtattagaacttcttagacctacctgcaagtgatctgccttccaccagcatacagtcatcctgcaaaatagaCAGCATCTTCCTGCCGCTgccgctctgcatcaccggtaacctaggggacaactgtaagatattcaaacaacgcttccaattctaccttgaagccacagaccgggaggatgcttcggacaccaggaagatcgctctcttcctatccacggccggggaccatgccatccacattttcaattctctcaccttagcggatgatgaagatacaacaaagttcaagacggtcctcgtcAAGTTtgacactgcaacatagaggtgaatgaaagttttgagcgctatgtattccaacagcgtttgcagggtaaggctgaacctctccagtcctttctcacccacctccgccccttgcgcagtcctgtagctacgggcccacctccgactccatgatacgcgaccagatcgttttcggtgttcagtcggaccccctacgccagcagctcctcaaggtaaagcagctcaccctagcgaccaccatcgagacctgcgtgctacacgaacacgccactagtcggtattcccacatccaagcggctgaaacggtgcggcaaggtccccacgaggcggaacgggtccaagcaatcgagcaactcttgggcctcagcctggatgagggcggccatttcgcacgcttttagaggactcccgcacttgtgcgcaccaaacgaggggacggcgacgtcgacaaacgtaatgctcaggcgcgcaccacgtatgaccgcgcatgcgcggtggcgcagcgaacgtactgacgctccgacgtgcggcaactgtggctccgcccatttacagcggcaatgccctgccaaatctcgacaatgcctgagatatggcaaacttggacactatgctgccttatgcagagcagctcagcctgccaacatacatcgcttcagccagcctcgcaggaatgtccgggccattcaacccacggtcaccgagtccgatgcggacctactacccaacattgacaccgaggacccgaaggcgccttttcaagtcggtatcgttacagaaaacagggtgtccccgaagcaaagaatccagcctctatcggtatacagcatcgatccagacgatgagtggtgtgccaccctgacggtcaaccagtcccaaatacgattccgcctggacactggtgcctccgccaatctcattgcgcggtctgacctcgaaagccttcgtgtcaaaccagccatcctcccatcagcctgccagctattagactataatggcaatgccattgaagacAGCGACAattgtcagctcgaagtgacgcacaagtcacgcaaagccatcctttcctttgaaatcgtgggctcctcgaaagcctccctgcttggcgcgcaggcatgcaagctgttgaacctagtccagagagttcactcgctctctcctgatgacacgtctgcctttcaggacaccgacttcagggcgcaactcgaccccattatcaaccagcaccaccacgtcttcgagggcatgggcacgctcccatacacctacaagatcttattaaaacagaatgccatgcctgtggtgcacgcacctcacagggtcccagcaccccttaaagaccgcctcaagcagcagctgcaggacctccagaaccaaggagtgatttccaaagtcacggaaccaaccgactgggtcagttccatggtatgtgtaaaaaagcttccggcgaattgagaatttgcaaggatctgaatcgcaatatcatgagggagcactatccaattcccaagcgcgaagagctcacatgtgagatggctcgcgccaagctcttcacaaaactcgatgcctcaaaaggattctggcaaatccaactcgacaaatccagcaggaaactttgcacatttaataaatattgttacaacaggatgccgtttgggatcatatctgcttcagaactgTTCCATGGGATAAtgcaacaaatgatggaaggcattgaaggtgttcgcgtctatgtcgacgacataatcatttggtccaccaccccgcaggagctgttggtcgcctccagcgcgtattcaaacgtatacgtgagcatggcctccgcctcaacaaggccaaatgctcttttggtcagacggaactcaagttcctcggggaccacatctcccagttgggtatgcagccggatgcagacaaggtagctgctatcacagctatgaaaacaccagaggacaagaaggcggtcctccgatttctgggcacggtaaattttttagggaagttcatccctaacctcgcctctcatactacggctctcaggaacctggtccggaagactacagacttccaatggctccctgcccacgagcgcgaatggagagaactaaaaacaaaactcaccacggccccggtcttagctttctttgatccagcaaaagagaccaaaattccgaccgatgccagccaatccggcattggggcagtgctcgttcaacatgatgaggcctcatcatggtcccccgttgcatatgcgtcacgcgtcatgacccccacggagcagcactacgtgcagatagaaacggagtgcctgggccttctgactggtgtggttaagtttcacgattatgtctacggacgtcctcaattcaccgtcgagaccgaccattgcccgctggtcaatataatacagaaagacttgaacgacatgacgcctcgcctccagcgtattcttctcaagctccggcgatatgacttccagctggtatacgccCCTGGCAAAGTCCTCATCACTGCtggcgctctctccagggcagtcaacactccatgtgacccagcgggatttgtctgccaggttgatgcccatgtggcattcgcgacctccaatctacctgctacggatgaacgcctcgtcaaaattcgctgcgagacggcgctgaccctttgctacagcgtgtcatgtgccagacgggtggctcaaggaccaatgccttcaattctataatgtcagtgaTGACTTGGcgatagtagacggggttcttctaaaactggaccgcattgtcatcccgcatagcatgcaccagcttgtcctggaacaactacacgaggaccaccttggcatggaaaagtgccgccgccgggcccgagaggcagtgtacttacccggcattaatgaggacatagccaacacagtgctcatctgccccacttgtcagcgcttccagccggcccaaacaCGTGAgagcctgcagccccatgagttagtcatgtcaccatggaccaaggtgggcatcgacctgatccacgcgctggatagagactatgtcctgatcgtggactacttttcaaattacccggaggtgatacggttgcacgacctcacctcgtctgcagtcatttgtgcatgtaaagaaaccgttGCTCGACAcgacatcccgctcacggttatgtcggacaatggccactgctttgccagccaagaatggtccaactttgccgggcggtacaattttgcccatgtgacgtccagtcccctcaatccaacggcaaagcggagaagggagtacatatcgtcaaacggctcctatgcaacgcTGCCaatgcctgtcgccagcccagttgctcatgggtcataccctgaggacgacggtgccgtccattcatgtcccagacctcaaccacattccggtccttcgccggatgcagctgtctcgtgcacagcacaaggtggctcatgactcccgtgcagctgatatcCCGGCTcttgctccagatgacaacatccgcatccatcttccggatggtggctggtctgcacccgctgttgtccttcggcaggtggccccccgctcgttcctggttcgtctaccggatggctccattcggcgccgcaatcaacgcgcccttcgtctcgttccacgctcgctacgtgatcctcctctgtcgcctcgccctcctcctgacccacggactatgcagaaatccctgtcactctgcatccccctgactctgacgctgtccagcccgctcctgaaccggcggctgtcgacccacccttgaggcggtcaaccagacttcgtcgcccacctcagagacttaatttatgaactttgcggacttatagattttctgcattgttttgttgctttgtttgatcgtttacctggt
This window of the Scyliorhinus torazame isolate Kashiwa2021f chromosome 14, sScyTor2.1, whole genome shotgun sequence genome carries:
- the LOC140389706 gene encoding uncharacterized protein — encoded protein: MRAAISHAFRGLPHLCAPNEGTATSTNVMLRRAPRMTAHARWRSERTDAPTCGNCGSAHLQRQCPAKSRQCLRYGKLGHYAALCRAAQPANIHRFSQPRRNVRAIQPTVTESDADLLPNIDTEDPKAPFQVGIVTENRVSPKQRIQPLSVYSIDPDDEWCATLTVNQSQIRFRLDTGASANLIARSDLESLRVKPAILPSACQLLDYNGNAIEDSDNCQLEVTHKSRKAILSFEIVGSSKASLLGAQACKLLNLVQRVHSLSPDDTSAFQDTDFRAQLDPIINQHHHVFEGMGTLPYTYKILLKQNAMPVVHAPHRVPAPLKDRLKQQLQDLQNQGVISKVTEPTDWVSSMVCVKKLPAN